GCGGCCGCGCCGAGGGCGGCGCCGCGCATCAGGAACTGTCTGCGGTTCACGCGCTTTCTCCTGTGAAGAAAGACGGCCCGGACACCCTGCCGGGAGGTCCGGGCCGCCGTTTTCAGCCGTTCATGCCGGTCATGCTCACGCCTTGTGCGGGGCGGTGAGGCTCCAGCCGTTGTTGTAGGGGCGGTAGGCGAAGTTGTTGGCCTTCTTCACCGTCTCGGCGTCGCCGCCGGTGAACTTCTGGGTCTCCGCGTCCCAGTCGAGGGTGGCGGCGCCGTGGGTGGGCGCCTCGTCCGGCAGTTCCGTGCCGTCAAAGGCCGCGCCCGAGGCGAAATGCGCCCCGGCCGCGTAGGCGCAGGTGCCGATGTGGCAGACGCGGGTCGTGTTAAAGAGCACGTCAATGGCCGAGTTCGGCGTGGCCGTGCCGCGGATGCTGTCGGCGAAGTTCTGCCAGTGCGGCTTGTTCAGCGCCTCCTCCTGATCCCCCACCTCGGGCTCGATGCGCTCGGTGACCGTCTTCGCGTCCGCAGTCTGGTTCTGGGGCGAGGCGTAAATGTCCAGCCCGTTGCGGTCCACCCGGAGGACGCCGCGTTCGCCGTAGAAGACGATGCCGTGGTCCGGCTGCTTTCCGTCGAAGGTGAGGGGGTTCCACACCCGGTTGTTGAAGGAGAGGATGAAGTCGTCGAAGCGGTAAAGCACTTCGAGCGTGTCCGGCGTGGTGCGGCTGTCCTTCATGAGATACTTGCCGCCCATGGTGGCCACGGACTTTGGCTGCAGGTCGTCGCCCATGGCCATGAGGGCGATGTCCATCAGGTGCGCGCCCCAGTCCGTGATTTTGCCGCCCGAGTAGTCCAGGTACCAGCGGAAGTTGTAGACCCAGCGGTTCACATTGAAGGGGCGGTGGGACACCCAGCCCTGGTGCATCTCCCAGTTGAGCCCCTTGGGAATGTACTTCTCGGCGTCCGTGTCGCCCATGCCGATGCCCTCGAGGGGTCCGTTGTCCAGCGAGAAGGTCTCCACGCGGGCCACCTTGCCGATGGTCCCGGACTTGACCATCTCCACGGCCTTGCGGAAATGCTGCCCGCTGCGCTGCATGTTGCCGCCCTGGAAGACCACCCCGTTGTCCTTCACCGCCTTGAGCATGGCGTGCGCCTCGGCGATGGTGGTGCTCAGGGGTTTCTCGCAGTAGATGGACTTCTTCGCCTCGGCGGCGTAGAGCGTGGGCAGGCAGTGCCAGTGGTCCGGCGTGGCGATGACCACGGCGTCCACGTCCGGGTTGTCAATCACCTCGCGGAAGTCGGAGACAATCTTTGCGTCCGGAATCTTCGACGCGAACATCTTCATCACCCGCTGCTCGACGTGCGGGATGCGCAGGTCGCACAGCATGATCGGCTGGAACCCGCCGTTCATCACGGTGAACTTCAGGTCCGCCGTGCCCATGCCGCCCAGGCCGATGTGTCCCGTGCGGATTTTCTCGTTGGCGCCCAGCACCGTGGCGGGCAGGATGGACTTGTACACCGACGCGTCGGCGCGCTTCGCCGCGCCCGCGGCGAAGGCGGCGGCGCCCGCAACCGCGGCGGCCTTGTGCATGAAGCCGCGTCGTGACAGGGTCTCATTTTCGGGGGTGTGCCCGGCGCGGGGCTCTTCTACTGGCTTGGACATTGCAATATCTCCTGAACGGGTTGTGGTGGGGCGGACCCTTCCACGGGCCGCGACCGAATTGGGAACAAGTTTAGCCCAAACGGCCCCGTGTTTCAATGCGGCGTCAACGATGAATTTTCAGGTTGAACCGTTGTCCACGGGGGATTATGATGACTGCGGTGAAGCATTTCCGAAAGAACAGAGGATTCGGCGCATGAAAAAACAGGGGACTCCGTTTTTGAGGGCGGGGGTTGTGTTTGCGGCGGTGGCGGCGCTGTTCTGCTGCGCGGCGGGCCACGCCTCGGGAAACGCGGCGGCGGTGGCCGCGCAGGTGACCGCCGCCGTGCCGCATCCGCGCCTGCTGATGAGCGCGGTGGAGGCGGCACGGCTCAGGGAAAACATTCCCCGCGATGAAACAGCAGCCGCCCTGTTCTCCCGCCTCCAGGCGGAGTCGGAGGCGCTGCTGGAACAGCCCACAGTGGTCTACCAGAAAGAGGGAAAGCGGCTGCTCTCCGTCTCCCGCGAGGTGCTGCGGCGGGTGCTGTTCCTGAGTTTTGTGTACCGCATGACCGACGACGCGCGTTTTGCGGAAAGGGCCGTGGTGGAAATGGAGTCCGCGGCCGCCTATTCCGACTGGAACCCGCCCCACTTCCTTGACACGGCCGAGATGGCCGCCGCGCTGGCCATAGGCTATGACTGGCTTTATCCGCTGCTGTCGCCGGAGCAGGAGGCGGTGATCCGCGGCGCGATCCTGGAAAAGGGCATCGCCCCCTCCTTCGCCGGGCATGACAGGTGGGCGAAGGGTGACAACAACTGGAACCAGGTCTGCCATGCGGGCATGGTGATGGGCGCGCTGGCGGTGGTGGAGCGCGAACCCGGCCTGGCGGTGCGGGTCATCACCCGCGCGCTGGACGGGCTGCCCTTCGCCATGAAGACCTACAGACCGGACGGGATATATCTGGAGGGTCCCGGATACTGGGAGTATGGCACCACCTACAACGTGATGCTGCTCGACGCGCTGAAGACCGCCCTGGGCACTGATTTCGGGCTTTCGGGCGCGGAGGGGTTTCGGCAGACGGGCGCCTTCCCCCTATACATGACCGGACCCACCGGGCTCCACTTCAATTTCAGCGACTGCGGGCAGCGCGGCGGCCCCTTTGCCGCCGTGTACTGGTTTGCGCGGAAATGGAAGGAGCCCGGCATCACCTGGCTCGACGAGTGGTGGCTGAAAAAGACGCTTGCGGGCGCCTCCAACCCGCAGGGGCGTTTTCTTCCCCTGCTCCTGCTCTGGCGCGACGGCATGCCCGCGGTGACTGAGCCCGCCAATCCCCTGCACTGGCGCGGTGCCGGGACTAACCCCGTGGCGGTTCACCGCAGTTCGTGGACCGAGCCGGACGCTGTTTTTCTGGCCGCCAAGGCGGGCACCCCCTTCGCAAACCACGGGCACATGGACACCGGCACCTTTGTGCTTGACGCGGACGGTGTCCGGTGGTCGGTGGACTTGGGCGCGGAGGGGTATCACCCCCTGGAGGCTCGCGGCATGGACATCTGGGGGCGGACGCAGCAGTCCGTTCGCTGGGATGTGTTCCGCTACAACAACAGCAGCCACAGCACCCTCACCGTGAACGGCGAGAAACAGCGTGTGAACGCGTCGGGGACCATTGTCCGCTTCTCGGACCGGGAAGAGTTTCCCCACACCGTGATGGACCTGGGGCCTGTTTACGCCGGACAATTGTCCGCGGCGCGGCGCGGTTTTGCCCTGCTTCCAGACCGGCGCGTCCTCATTCAGGACGAGGTTACCGCCGGGGAGGGGGCCGCGCGGGTGCGTTGGGCCATGACCACCCCGGCGGAGGTGACCGGACCCGCCCCGGGCCGGGCGCTGCTGGAACAGTCTGGAAAACAAATGCTGTTCGAGGTGCTTTCCCCGGCGGGGACGGCGGTCGAGACCTTCTCCACAGACCCGCCCAATGAATGGGACAGCCCCAACCCCGGCAAGAGGCAGGTCGGTTTTCATGTGGACCTGGAGCCGGGGGCGTCTGCGACGCTGACGGTGCTCCTGACACCGGGCACTGTCATGGCATCGGCCGCGACGCCGCCCATGCTGCGCCCGTTGGCTGAATGGGACCCGGCTGAGCCTACGGGCAATTCGGAATAGTTTGCATTTTGTGAAAAATGTAAAGAGATAGTGGACATTTGGGGCGGGAGTGGGGTATAAACTGTTTCTTAAACTTGGTATCCGCCCAGTGACAGAGGTGAAACAGGGCGGGCAAACACGCGAATGGACACAGGGGGTTGTCTGGCGCCGATGCGAGGTTCCGGACAAACTGCATACGCCATTCCAAAGGAACCGAAATGCGAAAATCTGTTTTGAGTGCGGCGCTTTTTGCCGCGATTTTGTTGGCGCTTCTTCCCGCCGCCGCCCAGGACGGCGGCGCGCTGCAAAGCCTGAGCCGCACCGTGGCCGGCGAGGCGCGCAGGGCCAGCAGCAGCAACGAGGACATTACACGCAACGGGGACGCGCGCCCCATAGAGGCGGGCGCGACATTGGTGCTGATGGAGGAGGAGGGGCCGGGCGAGGTGACGCATTTCTGGAACACCGTCGGCACCACGGACCTCTTCCACGGCCGGTCGCTGGTGTTGCGGGTGTATTATGACGGGCTGGAAAAGCCCAGTGTCGAGGCGCCCCTGGGCGACTTCTTCGGCGTGGGCCACGGGGCATACAAGGATTTCACCTCGATGCCCGTCACCGTGTCCTCGACGGGCCGGTCGCGCACCTGCTACTGGCGGATGCCCTTCCGCAAGTCCATCAAGATCACCGTCAGCAACGACTCGCCCGACAAGCGCGTGGACTCGTTTTACTACTATTTGGACTGGCGCAAGCTGGACAGCCTGCCCGAGGACACCCTGTATTTCCACGCCCGGTACCGCCAGGAGCATCCCCCGAAGGACGGTGAGCGGTATCTGATCCTGGACACGGAGGGCGAGGGGCACTATGCGGGGACCGTGCTTTCGGCGCACCAGATGGACACGGGCTGGTTCGGCGAGGGCGACGACTTCTTTTTCATTGACGGCGCGGAGGCGCCGCAGTTGCGGGGCACCGGCACGGAGGACTATTTCTGCGACGCGTGGGGGTTCCGCGAGTTCTGCTACCCGTTCCACGGCGTGACCCTTTACGAGGGCGTGCTGACGGGGGACCGGGTCACGGCGTACCGGTGGCATGTGGAGGACCCGGTCCCGTTCAAGAAATCCCTGCGGGTCGAGATCGAGCACAAGGGGAGCGTTTTTGACGACCAGAACATTCTGGGCTCGATGAATCTGGGCGGTTTTGTGGACCGCGCGGACTGGTTCAGCTCGGTGGCGTTCTGGTACCAGCGGACGCCCGCGCAGTTCGAGGGGGGCCTGCCCCCGCAGGCGGAGCGCATTCCGCCCTACAAAGTCATCATGGCGACGGAGATGCTCTTCCGGGCCGAGCCGCCCATGCTGATCATCCCCCAGGACCCGCTGGTGCTGTACGGGCCGAACCAGCCCGAAGCCAGCA
This genomic interval from Candidatus Hydrogenedentota bacterium contains the following:
- a CDS encoding Gfo/Idh/MocA family oxidoreductase; this translates as MSKPVEEPRAGHTPENETLSRRGFMHKAAAVAGAAAFAAGAAKRADASVYKSILPATVLGANEKIRTGHIGLGGMGTADLKFTVMNGGFQPIMLCDLRIPHVEQRVMKMFASKIPDAKIVSDFREVIDNPDVDAVVIATPDHWHCLPTLYAAEAKKSIYCEKPLSTTIAEAHAMLKAVKDNGVVFQGGNMQRSGQHFRKAVEMVKSGTIGKVARVETFSLDNGPLEGIGMGDTDAEKYIPKGLNWEMHQGWVSHRPFNVNRWVYNFRWYLDYSGGKITDWGAHLMDIALMAMGDDLQPKSVATMGGKYLMKDSRTTPDTLEVLYRFDDFILSFNNRVWNPLTFDGKQPDHGIVFYGERGVLRVDRNGLDIYASPQNQTADAKTVTERIEPEVGDQEEALNKPHWQNFADSIRGTATPNSAIDVLFNTTRVCHIGTCAYAAGAHFASGAAFDGTELPDEAPTHGAATLDWDAETQKFTGGDAETVKKANNFAYRPYNNGWSLTAPHKA
- a CDS encoding heparinase II/III family protein, which codes for MKKQGTPFLRAGVVFAAVAALFCCAAGHASGNAAAVAAQVTAAVPHPRLLMSAVEAARLRENIPRDETAAALFSRLQAESEALLEQPTVVYQKEGKRLLSVSREVLRRVLFLSFVYRMTDDARFAERAVVEMESAAAYSDWNPPHFLDTAEMAAALAIGYDWLYPLLSPEQEAVIRGAILEKGIAPSFAGHDRWAKGDNNWNQVCHAGMVMGALAVVEREPGLAVRVITRALDGLPFAMKTYRPDGIYLEGPGYWEYGTTYNVMLLDALKTALGTDFGLSGAEGFRQTGAFPLYMTGPTGLHFNFSDCGQRGGPFAAVYWFARKWKEPGITWLDEWWLKKTLAGASNPQGRFLPLLLLWRDGMPAVTEPANPLHWRGAGTNPVAVHRSSWTEPDAVFLAAKAGTPFANHGHMDTGTFVLDADGVRWSVDLGAEGYHPLEARGMDIWGRTQQSVRWDVFRYNNSSHSTLTVNGEKQRVNASGTIVRFSDREEFPHTVMDLGPVYAGQLSAARRGFALLPDRRVLIQDEVTAGEGAARVRWAMTTPAEVTGPAPGRALLEQSGKQMLFEVLSPAGTAVETFSTDPPNEWDSPNPGKRQVGFHVDLEPGASATLTVLLTPGTVMASAATPPMLRPLAEWDPAEPTGNSE
- a CDS encoding DUF2961 domain-containing protein, with the translated sequence MRKSVLSAALFAAILLALLPAAAQDGGALQSLSRTVAGEARRASSSNEDITRNGDARPIEAGATLVLMEEEGPGEVTHFWNTVGTTDLFHGRSLVLRVYYDGLEKPSVEAPLGDFFGVGHGAYKDFTSMPVTVSSTGRSRTCYWRMPFRKSIKITVSNDSPDKRVDSFYYYLDWRKLDSLPEDTLYFHARYRQEHPPKDGERYLILDTEGEGHYAGTVLSAHQMDTGWFGEGDDFFFIDGAEAPQLRGTGTEDYFCDAWGFREFCYPFHGVTLYEGVLTGDRVTAYRWHVEDPVPFKKSLRVEIEHKGSVFDDQNILGSMNLGGFVDRADWFSSVAFWYQRTPAQFEGGLPPQAERIPPYKVIMATEMLFRAEPPMLIIPQDPLVLYGPNQPEASIEFDFHVAEDGRYRLDGVFVFGLMFGAYQPHLDGEKLGAPINFYIPNYDPRWVSLDTHDLKAGVHTLKFVSVPSEVREMRALAPKYNCIGLGALTILRLDDMEGYKRALTRALGK